In Rubrivirga marina, the following are encoded in one genomic region:
- a CDS encoding serine hydrolase domain-containing protein, with product MLARGYGLADLEHGVPITPATRFNVASLSKQFTAYAIALLERRGQISLDDDIRHYIPEVPDLGGRVTVRHLVHHTSGLRAYEVLLMLSGWNRDHPLSRDQFWDIVGRQRSLGFAPGQQHQYGNTNYALLALLVERVDGRPFADFMRDEVFAPLGMAHTLVRRDPLAVVPGRAEHYTRTDEGFRRNFVWAFAYATGASNVVTTVGDLARWDGHLADGRSGGARMDALMHRRFRLSGGDSTAYAFGLEHGDYRGLRGVSHTGGGGGDYFFLRFPAQRWATAVLCNHEDGPGASALAYRLADLYLAGAFPPEAPAPEAVRVEVPDAELARWAGEWREGGDERLTFFVEGGTLAYRYGGDVYETVPVGGGTFLEGPLTFAFGGDSLVVSRPGWRGTFRRWTEAPWTPTAADLTAFVGTYRSDELDADWTIRAEGETLSLYRRSFPARPLAPDDRDVLVLADPFDDMTLTSRLAFERDAGGRAVGFRLTTTRVTGLAFRRLP from the coding sequence CGACGACGATATCCGTCACTACATCCCCGAGGTGCCCGACCTGGGCGGGAGGGTCACCGTCCGCCACCTCGTCCACCATACGAGCGGGCTCCGCGCCTACGAAGTGCTGCTCATGCTCTCCGGGTGGAACCGCGACCACCCGCTCAGTCGCGACCAGTTCTGGGACATAGTCGGTCGGCAGCGATCGCTCGGCTTCGCGCCCGGCCAGCAGCACCAGTACGGCAACACGAACTACGCCCTCCTCGCCCTCCTCGTCGAGCGCGTGGACGGCCGCCCCTTCGCGGACTTCATGCGCGACGAGGTGTTCGCGCCGCTCGGCATGGCACACACCCTCGTGCGCCGGGACCCGCTGGCCGTCGTACCCGGCCGCGCCGAGCACTACACGCGGACGGACGAGGGCTTCCGGCGGAACTTCGTGTGGGCGTTCGCCTACGCGACGGGCGCCAGCAACGTCGTGACGACGGTCGGGGACCTCGCCCGGTGGGACGGCCACCTCGCCGACGGCCGGAGCGGCGGGGCGCGCATGGACGCACTCATGCACCGCCGCTTCCGCCTGAGCGGGGGCGACTCGACGGCCTACGCTTTCGGGCTGGAGCACGGCGACTACCGGGGGCTCCGCGGCGTGTCTCACACCGGCGGCGGGGGCGGCGACTACTTCTTCCTCCGCTTCCCCGCGCAGCGCTGGGCGACCGCCGTGCTCTGCAACCACGAGGATGGCCCCGGTGCCTCGGCGCTCGCGTACCGCCTCGCCGACCTCTACCTCGCTGGCGCCTTCCCGCCCGAGGCCCCTGCGCCGGAGGCGGTCCGGGTCGAGGTCCCCGACGCGGAGCTGGCCCGGTGGGCGGGCGAGTGGCGCGAAGGGGGCGACGAGCGACTGACGTTCTTCGTGGAGGGCGGGACGCTGGCCTACCGCTACGGCGGCGACGTCTACGAGACCGTCCCGGTGGGCGGGGGCACCTTCCTCGAGGGCCCGCTCACGTTCGCGTTCGGCGGGGACTCACTCGTCGTCTCCCGGCCCGGCTGGCGCGGCACGTTCCGCCGGTGGACGGAGGCGCCGTGGACGCCGACTGCCGCCGACCTCACCGCGTTCGTCGGCACCTACCGATCCGACGAGCTCGACGCCGACTGGACGATCCGGGCCGAGGGCGAAACGCTCTCGCTCTACCGCCGCTCCTTCCCGGCCCGCCCACTCGCGCCGGACGACCGGGACGTGCTCGTGCTGGCAGATCCGTTCGATGACATGACGCTGACGAGCCGCTTGGCCTTTGAGCGGGACGCGGGGGGAAGGGCCGTTGGCTTCCGGCTCACCACCACCCGCGTCACGGGTCTCGCGTTCCGCCGCCTCCCCTGA